In Bacillus sp. NP247, one DNA window encodes the following:
- the hpt gene encoding hypoxanthine phosphoribosyltransferase — MKIEIKDTLISEEQLQEKVKELALQIERDFEGEEIVVIAVLKGSFVFAADLIRHIKNEVTIDFISASSYGNQTETTGKVKLLKDIDVNITGKNVIVVEDIIDSGLTLHFLKDHFFMHKPKALKFCTLLDKPERRKVDLKAEYVGFQIPDEFIVGYGIDCAEKYRNLPFIASVVTE, encoded by the coding sequence ATGAAAATTGAAATAAAAGACACTTTAATTTCTGAAGAACAATTACAAGAAAAAGTAAAAGAACTAGCGCTCCAAATCGAACGTGATTTTGAAGGAGAAGAAATCGTTGTAATCGCTGTATTAAAAGGATCTTTCGTATTCGCTGCTGATTTAATTCGTCACATTAAAAACGAAGTAACAATCGACTTTATCTCTGCATCTAGCTACGGAAATCAAACAGAAACAACTGGAAAAGTGAAACTATTAAAAGATATCGATGTAAACATTACTGGAAAAAACGTAATTGTCGTAGAAGACATTATCGATTCTGGTTTAACACTTCACTTCTTAAAAGATCACTTCTTCATGCATAAACCAAAAGCATTGAAATTCTGTACGTTACTTGATAAACCAGAGCGCCGTAAAGTGGACTTAAAAGCTGAATATGTTGGCTTCCAAATTCCAGACGAATTTATCGTTGGCTACGGTATCGACTGCGCAGAAAAATATCGTAACTTACCATTTATCGCTTCAGTTGTAACGGAATAA
- a CDS encoding diacylglycerol kinase family protein — protein sequence MTKTKFEKLLLIVNPKAGQGDLHTNLTKIVPPLAAAFPDLHILHTKKQGDATKYCQEFASKVDLIIVFGGDGTVFECTNGLAPLETRPTLAIIPGGTCNDFSRTLGVPQNIAEAAKLITKGHVKPIDVAKANGQHFLNFWGIGLVSEVSNNIDAEEKAKLGKIGYYLSTIRTVKNAETFPVKITYDGQVYEDEAVLVMVGNGEYLGGIPSFIPNVKCDDGTLDIFVVKSTGIQAFKDYIGKKLFEDTNENDIFHVKAKSIHIETEEEKEVDTDGESSLHTPCHIELLQGHFTMIYNPVFV from the coding sequence ATGACAAAGACAAAATTTGAAAAATTACTCCTCATCGTAAATCCAAAAGCTGGGCAAGGCGATTTACATACAAACTTAACGAAAATCGTACCACCACTTGCCGCAGCTTTTCCTGACTTACATATCCTTCATACGAAAAAGCAAGGTGATGCAACAAAATATTGTCAAGAGTTTGCTAGTAAAGTAGATTTAATTATCGTCTTTGGTGGTGACGGAACTGTATTTGAATGCACAAACGGCTTAGCCCCTCTTGAAACTAGACCTACACTTGCAATCATTCCAGGCGGAACTTGCAACGACTTCTCTCGCACACTTGGTGTTCCGCAAAATATTGCAGAAGCAGCGAAACTCATTACAAAAGGACATGTAAAACCAATCGATGTCGCAAAAGCAAATGGACAACACTTCTTAAACTTCTGGGGTATTGGACTTGTCTCTGAAGTATCAAACAATATTGATGCAGAAGAGAAAGCAAAGCTTGGTAAAATTGGTTACTATTTAAGCACCATTCGAACTGTTAAAAACGCTGAAACATTCCCAGTAAAAATAACTTACGATGGACAAGTATATGAAGACGAAGCTGTCCTTGTTATGGTTGGAAACGGCGAATATCTTGGCGGTATTCCTTCCTTTATTCCTAACGTAAAATGTGATGACGGAACACTTGATATTTTCGTAGTCAAATCAACAGGCATTCAAGCCTTTAAAGATTATATCGGAAAGAAATTATTTGAAGACACAAATGAAAATGACATCTTCCACGTAAAAGCAAAGTCCATTCATATTGAAACAGAAGAAGAAAAAGAAGTAGATACAGATGGAGAAAGTTCGCTTCATACACCTTGTCATATTGAGTTGTTACAAGGGCACTTTACGATGATTTATAATCCTGTGTTTGTGTAA
- a CDS encoding cold-inducible protein YdjO-related protein — MYWRKNDKPVEEPEGIAVWECEASDCLGWMRKNFSLEDKPQCPLCKGDMKSGERLLQKL; from the coding sequence ATGTATTGGAGAAAAAATGATAAACCTGTGGAAGAACCAGAAGGAATTGCTGTATGGGAATGCGAAGCAAGCGACTGTCTTGGATGGATGCGTAAAAATTTTTCTTTAGAAGATAAGCCGCAATGCCCATTGTGTAAAGGTGACATGAAAAGCGGTGAACGATTACTACAGAAGTTATAA